The DNA region ACCCTTTACACCAAAAGTTGGGACACGTGTGTTATAGCCTGCTTCGCCTTTTTCTTCCTGATCGGAAACATAGCCTGTGACTGCTTTTAATTCCCCATCTACATAAAGACGGTAAGATGTAGCCAAAGTAGGTATTTTTAAGCCTAATCGAGTACCTTCTTCAAGCCCATGTTTCATAACGAGCCTGTAGGTTCCATAACCGTAAGGACTGATTATTTTATCTCCTAAAGTTTGTTCCGACCAAACTTCAGGCATATGAATAAAATGAGTTTCTGGATTGGTATTGATGAAATCAATTGGGTATAATAATTCATTCCAATAAAATTCCCATTCTCCGTCAAGCTTCGATAGTTCATCATAAAAAGATTCCTCTTTTTCAGATAAGTCTAAAATACCTTTTTGAATTAAGCTTTGCTGAGGAGTTTGAGCAAATGCGGTGTGTTGAAAAAGTAGAATAGGTAGAAGAAAAAAATATAAAAATAATCTCATCAGATCAGATTGTTAGTGTTATCGGTGGCAATATAGCCAATGTAGCCCAAATAATTCAATCACAAACATTTAAACAATATGTATTTGAACTAAATTAAAGCTAGGTAAGGATACATAACATCTTGAAAAGACGATATTTACAAATATCAGATTATGAAAGGGTTAAGGCTGGTGTTTGTATGATGTTAAAGAAAGAGTATTCTTGAGATATTTTATTAAAATATATTCACAAATATTGATTCAATCTTTATTTAGTCTAAAATTAGGCTGATAAAAAAGAACAAATTCATACAGAAAGAAGCGATGATATTCATTCGCATGGTGTATTTATAATTCGCAAAATCTAAGTCTTTGAATACTTTTCTAGACCAATAAGTGAAGTAAATAAGAATAGGTTGGGTACAAAGAAGGTAAAATAGAATATGAAGATTCAGGTTATTTTGCCAATAATAAAAGATAAATCCGATACCTGTAACCAAGAAAATTCCTGCCGAGAAAAATAGTGTACCTTTTATACCAAGTAGTCGGCTCATTGTCATATCACCTCTTTGTTTATCTTCCTCATGTTGATAAATCTGTGTGAGCGGGTAATTGGCAAAAAGCATTAGGGTACACAAAAATGCAGGGAATAGATATTTATCTTGAAGTAACTCACTGATTTCAATATTTGCCAAAGCTAGTATTGTACACAGGTATACCCAAGCCCCTTGAAAGTTTGCAACCACAAACCATGAGAGAAGCGGTAATTTCTTCAGTCTGATACTCGGGTGACTGTATGCTTTAGAAACTAAACCATAGATAAGTACACCTAACATAAAGGGTGTACCAATGAAAAACCATGATAACACAAGTGCAATCAAGTCCATGACTAGCGAAGTGTACAAAAGGCTAGTATGTACGGGCGGAGGAGCTTCTATCCCACCAATACTTCCTTCGTCTTTATCGTAAAAGGAATTGTAGGCATTACTCGCTGGGTAAACGAACAGGTGCCAAACAAGAAAGATGATACCTACTTTGAATAGGTCAAGATCATCTAAGTTACCTACGGCGAATAAAAAAATAGGCATAAGCCAAATTGAGAAAGGGATTCTCAAATGTACCAGTGTACTCTTTATATTCGCTTGACTAACTTTCTGCATCTTTCTTGAACATAGTGAAGACGAAATTTAATAATTGTTGTATAAAAATGGGTGCAAGTCCTTCTATTTCATCTCAAAAAGATAAAATTAATACTTAAATTCGCACTCTAGTTTAAATAATGAGTGAATTTAGAAGAAGAGGAATATCGCTAATTCACTTTATTGCAAGTTTGAGAAAGTCACTTTTTATACCTCTACAATACGCCAATTTTCAATCTGTAGAAAAGTGAAATTTGTAATTCAGACCTGTTTAGGAATGAAATACGTTTAGAACAATGTTTTGGGTTTAAAGACTACAAAATGTACTGTTTGCTTTCTAGAAATGGTAAGATTGAAACTCTTTCAGAAGGTCTTCTCTCAACTTTAGTCATTAAATAAGAATAAGATGTCCGTACACAAACCAGGAATAAAGAAAGTAACAACCCACCAACTTCAAGCCATGAAAGAACGTGGAGAGAAAATCTCAATGTTGACGGCTTATGATTTTACAATGGCAAAAGTATTAGACCAAGCAGGGATAGATGTGCTATTGGTTGGTGACTCCGCTTCAAATGTAATGGCAGGGCATGAAACAACATTGCCTATTACACTTGACCAAATGATCTATCACGCTCAGTCTGTAGTAAGAGGTGTCGATAGAGCGTTGGTGGTTGTAGATGTTCCTTTTGGTAGTTACCAAGGAAGTTCTTCAGAAGCACTTCGTTCTTCAATCCGAATCATGAAAGAATCGGGTGGCCATGCCGTAAAAATGGAAGGTGGTGAAGAAATTGCTGATAGTGTAAAACGTGTGCTTAGTGCAGGTATTCCAGTGATGGGGCACTTAGGACTTACGCCACAATCAATTTATAAATTTGGGACGTACTCAGTAAGAGCAAAAGAAGAAGAAGAAGCAAAAAAATTGATCTCTGACGCTAAACTTTTGGAAGAGTTAGGTTGTTTTGCGATTGTTCTAGAGAAGATCCCTTCAGCACTTGCTGGCGAAGTAGCAAAAGCTGTAAAAATTCCTATCATTGGTATTGGGGCTGGTCCTGAAGTAGATGGTCAAGTACTGGTAGTACATGATATGTTGGGAATCAATAAAGATTTCAGTCCTCGATTTTTGAGAAGATATGCTGATCTGCACACAATTATGACGGATGCAGTACAAGGCTTTATCAAGGATGTGAAAGACAGAGACTTCCCGAACGAAAAAGAAAGCTATTAATTTAGTAAATAAGTTAAGTGCTCAGATAGTGGAGCATTATTTTGTGAGAAAGAAATGATGAATGATCCTTTTCAGGTGATTTATGAAGATAATCACCTAATTATCGTCAATAAAGAAAGTGGTATCCTAGTTCAAGGAGATGAAACAGGAGATATGCCTCTTTCTGAGATGGTCAAAGAATACATAAAAGAAAAATATAATAAGCCAGGAGCTGTTTACTTAGGAGTGGTTCACCGTATTGACCGTCCAGTAAGTGGTTTGGTGCTTTTTGCAAAAACTTCGAAGGCGCTCGAAAGAATGAACAAGCAGTTCCAAGAGCGTAAAGTGAAGAAAGTGTATTGGGCTCTTGTAGACAAGCGACCAGAAATGGAAGAAGAAACGCTTGTACACTGGATTAAGAAAAATCCAGAAAAAAATAGAGTAACAGTACAGCAGTCTGACCGAAGAGGTGGACAGCGTGCAGAATTGACTTACCGAATTAAAGCAAAAGTAAATAAATACTACTTGCTAGAGGTAGAGCCAAAAACAGGTCGTCCGCACCAAATTAGAGCACAGCTGGCTGCAATGGGTTGTCCAATCTTGGGTGATTTGAAGTACGGTTCTCAGAAAAAAATAAAAGGAGGGCGTATTTATCTTCACTCTAGAGCTTTAGGCTTTATTCATCCAACTCGTAAAGATGAGACTTTGATCACGGCTCGTTTGCCAAAAGATCAGCGTTGGAGTGAATACGAAGGCGTATAAATTTTTCTTTTTAGAAATAGTAAATCCCAACTTGGAGAATACTCAAGTTGGGATTTTTTGTATGAATGAAATATTTAGGCTAGTCCTAATACTTTGTCGCAATTAGTTCAATCACTCGATCTGGGTAATCAGAAATAATGCTGTACACAGGGTATTCCATTACTTTCTTGATGTCATCTACTTTATTTACCGTCCAAGGAATGATTTTAACATTGTTCTTTTTCGCAAAGTCAAATACATGCTTGTTTAGGTAAACATAGTCTGGACTATATGCCCAAGGAATAAAGCCAAGTTCATTAATATTATCGGCAATAGATCGACTGTTTTCAACAAGTAAAGCCAATCGGAACTGAGGATATTTTTTCTTTAA from Sediminitomix flava includes:
- the panB gene encoding 3-methyl-2-oxobutanoate hydroxymethyltransferase; the protein is MSVHKPGIKKVTTHQLQAMKERGEKISMLTAYDFTMAKVLDQAGIDVLLVGDSASNVMAGHETTLPITLDQMIYHAQSVVRGVDRALVVVDVPFGSYQGSSSEALRSSIRIMKESGGHAVKMEGGEEIADSVKRVLSAGIPVMGHLGLTPQSIYKFGTYSVRAKEEEEAKKLISDAKLLEELGCFAIVLEKIPSALAGEVAKAVKIPIIGIGAGPEVDGQVLVVHDMLGINKDFSPRFLRRYADLHTIMTDAVQGFIKDVKDRDFPNEKESY
- a CDS encoding UbiA family prenyltransferase; its protein translation is MQKVSQANIKSTLVHLRIPFSIWLMPIFLFAVGNLDDLDLFKVGIIFLVWHLFVYPASNAYNSFYDKDEGSIGGIEAPPPVHTSLLYTSLVMDLIALVLSWFFIGTPFMLGVLIYGLVSKAYSHPSIRLKKLPLLSWFVVANFQGAWVYLCTILALANIEISELLQDKYLFPAFLCTLMLFANYPLTQIYQHEEDKQRGDMTMSRLLGIKGTLFFSAGIFLVTGIGFIFYYWQNNLNLHILFYLLCTQPILIYFTYWSRKVFKDLDFANYKYTMRMNIIASFCMNLFFFISLILD
- a CDS encoding RluA family pseudouridine synthase, whose protein sequence is MMNDPFQVIYEDNHLIIVNKESGILVQGDETGDMPLSEMVKEYIKEKYNKPGAVYLGVVHRIDRPVSGLVLFAKTSKALERMNKQFQERKVKKVYWALVDKRPEMEEETLVHWIKKNPEKNRVTVQQSDRRGGQRAELTYRIKAKVNKYYLLEVEPKTGRPHQIRAQLAAMGCPILGDLKYGSQKKIKGGRIYLHSRALGFIHPTRKDETLITARLPKDQRWSEYEGV